The genomic segment GAGTTTCCTTGATTTTTTCTACCCGTTTTTTGATGTCCAGGTATTCCATACAAGTCTCAAGAAAAAACGGGTAATTCTTCAATTAGTTTCCGCCTCGCAATGAGATTGCGAGGCTTTCAAAATAGCCTTGAAATTTTATTTCAAGGCGGACAAAAGGCATACAAATTGTAAAGAGAGAGAACGGGAATAAGGTGTAAAAAAAACCCTTTCAGGGTTTTAACCCCTGAAAGGGTCTACAATTTGCTAATTACCGAGTAATTTTTTACGCTGCCTTCACCGTGTGTGGATCTTTAAACTTCACGTCTTTGGATTTTACGAATTTTACACCCTTGGCTTTCATCGTCTCAAGCGCGTTGGAGACGCTGTCCTCCGGCGATCCGACGGGGAGTGTGAGATCCGAGAGGTAGAAGACCTCATATCCCTTATCAGCGCCATCTTTTGCGGTGAAAAAGGCGCAATAGTCCATGGCCAGTCCACAGATGAATATCCGTTTGATCTTCCGGTTGCTGAGGTAGCCGTCCAGTCCGGTTTCGGTTTCGTGGTCATTTTCCACGAATCCGGAGTAACTGTCCCTGTTTTTGTTATATCCTTTCCGGACGATTGCATCCGGCAGTGTTGTGTTTACATTCGGATGGAAGTCCGCGCCTTCGGAGCCCTGCACGCAGTGATCCGGCCAGAGCACCGGGCCGATGCCCGGTTCCTCATATGGATCGAACGGCTCCTTACCCTCATGAGCGCTGGCGAAGGAGCGATGATTTTCGGTGTGCCAGTCCTGGGTGAAAACAATGGGGAGGTTTTTGCTGTTAAATTTTTCCATGAGTTTGTTAACCCCAGGGATTATCGAATCGCCATCCTCGACGGCGAGTGCTCCACCGGGCATAAAGTCGTTCTGCATATCCACCACGATGAGCGCATCGCCGTTTTTAACCTGTACCTCATCCAGATGCTGGACATCTTTAAGTTTCATAGAAATCACCTCTCCGATGATCTATGGTTTATGTCCTTTTCTTATTCCATTTCAATACAAGCGTAAAAGTTGGTGGAGTGAAGATCAATGG from the Candidatus Neomarinimicrobiota bacterium genome contains:
- the pncA gene encoding bifunctional nicotinamidase/pyrazinamidase, which gives rise to MKLKDVQHLDEVQVKNGDALIVVDMQNDFMPGGALAVEDGDSIIPGVNKLMEKFNSKNLPIVFTQDWHTENHRSFASAHEGKEPFDPYEEPGIGPVLWPDHCVQGSEGADFHPNVNTTLPDAIVRKGYNKNRDSYSGFVENDHETETGLDGYLSNRKIKRIFICGLAMDYCAFFTAKDGADKGYEVFYLSDLTLPVGSPEDSVSNALETMKAKGVKFVKSKDVKFKDPHTVKAA